GGAGGTGTCGGGGATGGCCGCGCGCATCCTCGCGCTCGACGAGCGCACCCGCGAGGTGTCCAGCATCGTCGACGACGTGAAGACGCTGGCGGACCAGTCCAACATGCTGGCCATCAACGCCGCCATCGAAGCGGTGCGCAACGGCGACAGCGGCAAGGGCTTTGGCGTGGTGGCCAAGGAGATGCGCCGGCTGGCGGACCAGTCCATCCGCGCCACCGAGCGGATCCGCGACGTGCTCGACGGCGTGAGCATGAGCATGCGCGAGGCCGCGCAGATGAGCGGACAGGGCGAGGCGCGCGTGCAGGTGAGCCTGGACGCGGTCCGCAACTCCGGCGCGCAGCTGCAGAAGCTGACGAGCATCATCGGCGACACCACGGGCAGCGTGCGGCAGATCACCCAGGCCGTGGCCCAGCAGGACTCGGGCACGCACCAGATTGCCCAGGCCATCCAGGAGCTGTCCGGCCAGATGCAGCGCACGCTCCAGGCCGTGGAGGAGACGCGCACCGTCACGCACTCCGTGCAGACGCTGGCGGAGGTCATGTCGGGGGCCGCGACCAAGGCGCTGCGCTCCGGCACGCTGGACGACCAGCAGAAGCCCGCGGCGGCGTGAAGCTTGGGGCCCGGCCGGCTACACTCCCGGCCATGGTGCCCCTGACCGACCACTCCGGGCTGTCCCCCGAGCGGCGCGCCGCCCTGGAGCGGCAGCTCGCGCCGCTCACGCTGCTCCAGGACGTGGTCCGCTGGGGCTTCGCGAGCAAGCCGCCGCGCGACGTGGCGGCGGTGGTGGTCCAGGACGAGTTCACGCACGACGTGGTGGTGCCCTGGGAAGAGGAGCGCTACCTCGTCTTCGACACCACCTGACTGGGCGGAGTGACTTCGGTCTCCGTGTGGGACCACTGCCCTACCGCGGATGAGCTGCTGGACGCGCGGCTGCGCGCTGGCTGGACGCCCACGCCGACGAGCACTGTCGACGGGGACGTCGTCCTGGGCCACGCCGCGTGCCGGGTGCCGTCCGGGGCCTCGCGCTGACGTCCTGGCGACACTCGTCCGGGGCGATGCGTGGAGAACGCGACGTCCGGGGCGCGAAGGCGCGCGAGCGCTGACGAAGCCATGACGTGCGGGAAGTACGAGCACCGCCATGGAAGAGAGTGTGAAGCCCCGGTTGCGCGGCCTGTCCCACGTCATCGCGTTCGTGGCGGCGCTGGTGGGCTGCGTGCGGCTGGCGCAGCTGCCGGTGCACGGCATGCAGTACACGGCGAACCTGGTGTTCGGCTGCAGCCTGGTGCTGATGTTCGGCGTGAGCGGCGGCTACCACTGGCCCACCTGGAGCGCGGCGACGTACCAGCGGATCCGCCGGTTCGACCACGCGGCCATCTTCATCCTCATCGCGGGGAGCTTCACGCCGCTGGCGACGCTGGACCCCTTGGGGGGCCTGAGTCAGAGGCTGCTCTGGGTGATGTGGGGCGCGGCGCTGACGGGAGCCACGCTGACGCTCGCGGGCATCTCCGCGTCGCGGGGCCTGCGCTCGGGGCTCTACGTGGCGCTGGGCTGCGTGGCGGCCCCGGTGTTCTGGAACCTGCCCGGGGTGATGGGCCAGGGCCGCGTGGGCTGGCTCTTCTTCGGGGCCATGCTCTACGCCGTGGGAGCGGTGGTGTACGCGCGCCGTTGGCCGGATCCCATCCCCCACGTCTTCGGCTACCACGAGGTGTTCCACGTCATGGTCGTCGCCGCGGCCGGCACGCACTACGCTGTCCTGCTGGACTTCGTGGGGCGTTAGGGCGCCTTGCCTTCGAGAAGAGGCCGTGGCCATGCGCTTTCGCGCGTGCATCGCAATCCTGCTGTTCCTTTCGAGCTGTGCTTCGACAGGGTCCACGGCCCGCGGCCGACGCGTTGCCAACCTCTAGCGAGCGGCGGCACTGCCTTGGAGGGATGGCGGCCAGTGCGTCGTTCGCGAAGCGTCCCAGCCGTGGCCCGAGCTGGTGGAGCGGTGCTATCCGGCGCTCGACCATGACCGGCTCGAGTTCCACGACACCACGGGAAGATGCACAGTCGCCTCTGCGGACGCCGCCGCCATCGGGCTCGGGTTCTGCGTGCTGGCGGCTCCTGAGATCGCCGTGGGTGCCGTCATCGTCCTGGGCGTGGTGGTGGTCGCCGTCGCCATCAAGGAACAACTGGATGCATATGAGTTCCGCCACCTCTACCCCGAGGAAGCAGGAACCGCGCAAGGAACGAAGGCGGCGCCTCGGGAAGCTGTAGCGAAGCGGAAGCCCGAGTTGGAACCGGAACCAGCGGGGAAGGATTGGCAGCCCCCGGTCCCCCCTGTTCCCGTGGGCCGGACTGGACGCGCAAGTTGCGAGCCTGTACCGGTGCCTCACGCAGGCGAGGACGACGCGCATAACGAGTGCGCCGACAAGTTTCCGCCCAACCGCTACCCCGGTCACGACGTGCTCGTGAACGGGGTCCGCTTCGATGCACTACAAGTCGGCGTGCGCAAGCTGTGGGAGATCAAGACCCATCGTTTTGACACATACAATGCCTTTGTTCGGGACCAGGAGATCAAGAAGGAATACGAGCAAATAAAAAAGGAGCGCGACGCCGCAGCGGCATGTGGCTACGGCTTTGTCATTGGGGTGAGCACCCAAGCGCACAAAGACTCGCTACTACAACAGAATCAGACCCTCAATGTCGTCGTCACGGGATGCAAAAGATGACCACTCAAGGCCCCCTCCTTCTCAAAGTCTATGCTCCTGCGCTTGTGCAAGACGACAATCGTACAATCGCTACCGTCCATGCCTTGGAACGAGCATTGCCCGGTTTGCGCCTGGATTGGAAGGTCACCAAGAGACGGCTTGCCGCGATACCTCAGCGCGATACATGGTTGGCCGAGGCGACAACGCGCGGTGAATTCCCGATGGTTTGCAACGGCGACGAGCATTATCCCGTGATGCTTTCCGGGCAGTCTGAATCCGCGTACGTGAGCCCAGGCGGGCAGCCACAACTCCAAGTCCATGCGAAGCTACCCCTGGATGTGGTTGTCATCGCGGCAGCGGCGGATGTGCTGGGGGCCGTCGCGGAGGGAGCACGCGCGTTCTGGGGGCAAGCGACGCCAGACGGCGCTGCCTTGGACATCGCTTATCAGATTGCTCCCACCCGAGAAGGACCGCCGTCCCCACGCCGTGGGCTGCCCGCCCTGAAGCTCTTCGAACACATCCGCTCGCCGGAGATCCCCTATTACCTCGGCTGGCTGAACTACTGGTCGGAGGCCGCCGCACGGGCCATCGGGTTCCCGGATCCTGCTCGCGACACCGAGTTGCTCTCACGGTCTCGGCGCACGGCGACGGCCGGGTGGATTGTGCAGCTGACAGAGGCGCCGCTCGACCTGGACGACCCCGCCCATCTGGAAGCGCTCAAGCGGGCCTACGAGCGCTTCCCCGAAATCGGCGGGCGCGCGACGCCTTGACCCGGGCGCCAAGGGCTCTGGATGCGTCGGACACCGCACGGCGCATCGGCCAGGGCTCCAGGTGCCGCGCCTACAGGCGGGATGGATCCTTCGTCCGAGGAGAGACCACCATGGCCGACCCCACGCTCTCCACACAGTGCTGCATCGCGGGCGGAGGCCCGGCGGGAATGATGCTGGGGCTGCTGCTCGCCCGGGCCGGCGTGGAGGTGAAGGTGCTGGAGAAGCACGCGGACTTCCTCCGCGACTTCCGCGGCGACACGCTCCACCCATCCACGCTGGAGCTGATGCACGAGCTGGGCTGGCTCGACGAGCTGCTCGCCCTGCCCCATTCGAAGATGTTCGACCTGCGCTTCCAGGTCGGCGAGCACGACGTCACCGTGGGGGACTTCCGCCACCTCCCCACGCACGCGCGCTACCTGGCCTTCATGCCGCAGTGGGACCTGCTCGACTTCATCGCGCGCAAGGCCGCCATGTACCCCACCTTCCAGCTGCTGCGCCGCACGGAGGTGGCGGACCTCGTGCGTGAGCATGGTCAGGTCGTCGGGGTCCGCGCGCGGACGCCCGAGGGCCCGCTGGAGGTGCGCGCGTCGCTGGTGGTGGCCGCGGACGGCCGGAAGTCCACGCTGCGTCAGCAGTCCGGACTGGAGGTCCAGAACCTGGGCGCCCCCATGGACGTGCTCTGGTTCCGGGTGACGCGCAGGCCCGACGATCCCAGCCCTCCCCTGGGCCACTTCGAGCGCGGAGCCCTCTTCATCCTCATCAACCGGGGTGATCAGTGGCAGTGCGGCCGGGTCATCCCCAAGGGCGGCATCGCGTCCGTCCAGGCGCTCGGCCTGGAGTCCTTCCGGGCCGAGCTCGTGAAGCAGGCGCCGTTCCTCGCCGACCGCGCCGGTGAGATCCGAAGCTGGGATGACGTGAAGTTGCTGACCGTGCGCGTGGATCGGCTGCGCACCTGGTATCAGCCCGGCCTGCTGTGCATCGGCGACGCGGCACACGCGATGTCACCCGTGGGCGGAGTGGGCATCAACCTGGCGGTTCAGGATGCCGTGGCCACCGCCAACCTGCTCGCGGGCCCCCTGCTCGCCCGCCGTGTCACGACCGAAGACCTGCGTCGCGTCCAGCAGCGCCGCGAGCTCCCCACCCGGCTCACCCAGCGAGCGCAGGTGCTCATCCAGAATCGAGTGGTGGACTCGGCGCTCCGGAAGCGCGCTTTCAGTAACGGCCGGCTGCCCTTGAGCCTCCAGCTGGTGAAACGCATCCCCGCGCTGCGCCGCATCCCCGCTCGCCTGATAGGCCTGGGCGTCCGCCCCGAACACATCCACACGCCGGTCGCTTCACCCCTTCACTGAGGACCGCCGGAGCGCCGGTTCCTCCGCTCTGGCTCCAGGCACGGTTGTCCCAGCGCATTCCGGCCCAAAGCTTCGCGGGAAGTGCCTGACGCCCGTGCATCACCCTCCTGTGCGTCAGGCCAGGAGGAATCATGGCGAGTTCACGAACAACAGCCCTGCAGGAAGTCCGCACTCAGACAACCGAGGCCCGGGAGGAACTCCGCTCGGAGCAATGGAAGCTGACCGGTACCGTGGTGGTCGCGGGCACGATGATGTCCGTGGGGCTGAAACGCCGCTCGCTCGGAGGCACGGCGGTGGCACTGGCCGGCGGCGCCCTGCTCTACCGAGGCCTGCAATCCCAGCGGCGTGCGCTCTCCGAGGTCGCCCGGTCGGCCCGCCGCGCATTGACAGGCGAGGAGGCTCGGCATGGACAGCTCATCGAAGTGGAGCGCACCATCACGGTGGAACGCCCGATGGATGAGCTCTACCGCCTGTGGCGTGAACCCTCCACGCTGAGCCGCCTGATGGAGCACTTCGCGGAGGTCACGCCCACGGCCGACGGCGGCCGGCACTGGCGGATCCACGGCCCGCTGGGACGCGACATGAGCTGGGACTCACACCTCGCGGAGGAACGCCCGCCGGAGTTCCACAGCTGGGAGTCCTCGGAGAACAGCCCCATGAAGACGCGCGGCTGGGTGCGCTTCCGGCCCGATCCAGCGAACGGGGTCACGGTGGTGACGTTGCACCTGGCCTTCCTGCCCCCGGGCGGCGCGCTGGCCGAGGCGTTGGCGCAGCGGATGCGCGGCATCCCCGCCATGCAGGTGACGAAGACGCTGCGCCGCTTCAAGAGCCTGGCGGAGACCGGAGAGATCCCCACGGAGGACGCGCCGAAGGGGTACGCGTTCATCAAGCAGAAGGTGGATGGCTACGTGCGGAACGTGTTCACTTCTTGAGCGGCGGGCGCCCGCCCTTCCCACAACTCAACACCCGTGCGAGGGGCGGGACAGGCTGTCATCGCCGGACAGCGAGGGGGCTCCTAGAGGAAGGGCATGTCCTTCCCCCTCCGAGCCTCCATCTGCGTCGGCACCGCGCTGTTCCTGACCCACTGCGCGCACCGCCCCACCCCTGACAGCTCCGCCGCGTCCGCGAAGGCGCCCGCGCTGCCCGCGCCCGACCCCAGCTTCAAGGTGAAGCGGTACAGCACGGTCGTCGGCTGGCCGGAAGGCAAGCGCCCCACGGCCCCGGAGGGCTTCGAGGTGACGCGCTACGCGGATGGCCTGCGCAACCCGCGCTGGACCTACGTGCTGCCCAACGGCGACGTCCTGGTGGCCGAGGCCAGCTCCGAGTTCAAGAGCGAGGAGGACAAGGAGGAGTCCATCCAGTCCGGCAAGGTGCGCTCGCAGAACCTGGGCCACAGCGCCAACCGCATCACCCTGCTGCGCGACGCGGACCGCGACGGCACGCCCGAGGTCCGCGAGGTGTTCCTGGCGGGCGTGAAGCAGCCGCTGGGCATGCTGCTGTTGGGCGACCGCTTCTACGTGGCCGGCACGGACGCCGTCTGGCGTTACCCGTACACGGCCGGCGAGACATCGCTGAAGGCCCCTGGTGAGAAGATCCTGGAGCTGCCGGCGGGCGGCTACAACAACCACTGGACGCGCAACCTGCTGGCCAACGCGGACGGTTCGAAGCTCTACGTGTCCGTGGGCTCCGCGAGCAACGTGGCGGAGCACGGCCTGAAGGAGGAGGAGCGCCGCGCCAACATCCTGGAGATCAACCCGGATGGCACGGGCGAGCGCATCTACGCGAGCGGCCTGCGCAACCCCGTGGGCATGGGCTGGGCCCCGGGCACGCGCACGCTGTGGACGGCGGTGAACGAGCGAGACGACCTGGGCGAGGACCTGGTGCCGGACTACCTCACGCACGTGGAGGACGGCGGCTTCTACGGCTGGCCCTACGCATACTTCGGAGCGAACGAGGATCCGCGCATGGCGGGACAGCGGCCGGACCTGGTGGCGAAGACGCTGGTGCCGGACGTGCCACTGGGTTCCCACACCGCGTCGCTGGGCCTGGCGTTCTACGAGGCCCAGGCGTTCCCGCAGAAGTACCGGGGCGGCGCGTTCATCGGACAGCACGGCTCGTGGAACCGCGCGGAGCTGTCCGGCTACAAGGTCGTGTTCGTGCCGTTCAAGGACGGAAAGCCGTCCGGCCCGCCGGAGGACTTCCTCACGGGCTTCATCGCCGACGCGGCCCAGGCCCGGGTGCATGGCCGGCCGGTGGGCGTCACCGTGCTGCCGGACGGCGCGTTGCTGGTCGCGGATGACGCCAGCAACACGCTGTGGAAGGTGACCGCGAAGCGCTGAAGGGCAATGCCTAGCAGCTGGTGCAGACCGGCCGGATGTTCTGCCACGAACCGCAGCCGTTGGGGCCGCAGCACGTCATGTAGAGCGTGCCGCTCCGGCCGTAGGAGCCGTTCGGCCAGCTGCCGTCGCCGCCCACCTCGCGACACGCGGCGCAGGTCGAAGACCAGATGACCTGCTCCGCCAGGGATTCATCGAAGGCACAGTCGGGCGTCTTGCCAATGCCCTGCTCCACCTGCGCCGCCTCACCGGTGGACGGCGACGCCTCCGGCTCCGACGCCGGACCACAGGCGGAGAGGAGGCCTACGGAGAAGGTCGCCAAAAACAAACCACGGATCATGTTTCGCATGCAGGAGGCTCCAGGTGACGGAGGCGAAAATGCCTCGCGTCTCCATAGTCCGGCAGAAAGCGATATCCTGCGCAACCGGGACGTTTGACTTTGATTCCGCTGTTCCTTTCCTGCCCCGGTGCTCGCAATGACACGCTTTCGTCCGTTGGTGGTGTTCCCTTTCCTGGCGCGGTGGAGTCTGGGTCTCGCCCTGGTCACGACGGCCGGAGCCTGCCGCTCCGAGCCCCAGGCCGAAGCACCGCCCGCACCCGCGCGGACCGCCGCGCCGGAGCCGGCCACGGAGCTGCATGGCGTTGGGAGTGTCGAAGGCGTGGATGCCGCGTATGACCGCGCCCGTCAGCCCGCCCGGTTCGTGGCCGCGTTGGGGCTTGCTCCGGGACAGCGAGTGGCGGACGTCGGTGCGGGGCTGGGGTACTTCACGCAGCGGCTCGCGGAGGCGGTGGGCCCCACGGGCCAGGTGGTCGCCACCGACATCAACGACGAAGCCATCCAGCGGCTGCGCGCGCGGGTGCTCGGACGCAAGAACATCGAGGTGCGGAAGGTGGCGCCGGACGCGCCGGGACTCGAAGCGGGCGCGTACGATCTGATCCTCCTCTCGGAGGTGGATCACTTCTTCGGGGACCGGGTGGACTACCTCACCCGGCTGCGTCCCGCGCTCACGCCCCAGGGCCGCATCGCGGTGACGCACCTCAGGGCCATGCGCCCCCCACTCGTCGCCGCCGCGCAGACCGCGGGCTACGCCATCGCCTCGGAGTACGGCGACCTGCCGGACCACTACCTGCTCTTCCTGCGGCCCGCCGTGAGCCCCTGACGGCGGCCCCAACCGTCCAGAACCCAGGCCTCCGCACGCGCGAGCGTCCACTCCCCGGCAGTCCCCGGCCCCCGTCCGCCAACAGGACCGCCGCGCTCCGGTGAGCGCCCTACCCTTCCGCCGCGCGAACGCAACGGACGCGGCACGGTGCCGCGCCGCGCATGGGGAGACAGAACGCCATGGGTATCAGCAAGGGCAGTGCGCAGTGGAACGGCGGGTTCAAGGACGGCAAGGGCTCCATGAAGCCCGGTCATGCCGCGGAGGTCCTCTTCTCGGTCGGCACCCGCTTCGAGGGACAGCAGGGCAGCAACCCGGAGGAGCTCATCGGCGCGGCGCTCTCCGGCTGCTTCTCCATGGCCCTGTCCGTGGGACTGGAGAAGGCGGGCCTGAAGCCCACGCGCATCCAGACGAACGCGGACGTGCACCTGGACAAGCAGGGTGACGGCTTCGCCATCACCACCATCGACCTCGTCACCGAGGCCACCATCCCCGGCGCCAACGACGCCCAGTTCCAGAAGATCGCCGAGGAGACCAAGAAGGGCTGCCCCGTCTCCAAGGCGCTCGGCGGCGTGAACATCACGCTGAAGGCGAAGCTCGCGACCTGACGGACCTCGGGCCGGCCTTCAGCCGCCGGCGCACGCGTCGCGGCAGTCCTGCCGGCACGCGACGACCTCGGGCGTGTTGCCCACGCAGGTCGCGTAGCACTGGCTCAGGCACGGCGTGAGCTCATGCTCCGTCGTGCCGGGCTCTTCCCCGGCCGGGTCCTGCGCCTCGAACGGAGGGTCTTCCGCCGGAGGGGCATCCGCGGGGCCACAGGCCGCCAGGAGGCATCCCGCCGTGGCCAGGGCCATCATCCATTTCCGCCGCATGTGCCACCCCTCCTGCTGGACGGTGAAGACTTCACTCTAGCCGCGAAAGCCGTGGAAGAATCCGCGCCCGTGGCCGATTCGCCCACCAGGAGGTCTTCTGCGCAGGTGGGTGAGACGGACGATGTCACGGACGCGGTTCGGCGCGCGACGCGGGGGGAGTCGTCCGCCTTCAGCGAGCTATACCGTCGTACCCGCCCCTTGGTGGCCCGGCTGGTCGCGGGTTTCGGCACATTGGATCCCGACGAGGCGGAAGACGTCCTCCAAGAATCCTACGTGCGGGCGTTTCGGGGGTTGCCCCAGCTGAAGTCGGCGGGGGCCTTCACCCCGTGGTTGTTGACCATCGCGCGCAACCGGGCGCGCACGCGGCTGGAGCGCCGCAACCTGCTCCATCGGATGGAGGAGGAACTGGCGGACCCGACGCCGGAGACAGTGCCTGCCCTGCCTCCCACGCTCCAGGTGGAGCGGGACATCGAGGTGGTGCGGCAGCTCATCGCGGAGCTGCCCGAAGGCGAGGAGAAGAAGACCGTGCAGCTCTTCTACATCGAGGGTCAGCTCTCCGCGCGGGAGATCGCCGAGAAGCTCGGCGTGGGAAAGAGCACGGTCACCATGCGGCTGGAGCGGTTTCGCGGGCGCATCAAGCGCGAGCTCCTCCTGCGGGTGCTCGCCGGACGGTGGGATTGAAGCCATGAGACACCTGGATGCCACCGCGATGGCCGAGCTCGCCGGGCGCGACCCCGCCGCCGTCGCCTGGTTCCGTGAGCACCTGGCCTCGCCCTGCGAGGTCTGTGAGACGTTCCTCGCCACACACGCGGATCCGCTCGATGGGCGGACGGACGCGCTGCTCCTGGCGCTCGCGCCCACGAGGAAGGCCGAAGCGGAAGTCGTCCCGCTGCGCTCCCCTCCCCGCGCCCGCCGCTTCGCCCCGCCGTCAGGCCGCTACCTGGGATGGATGGCCGGCGCGATCGCGGCCTCCTTGCTGATGGTGGTGCTGGTGCCTCTGGTGAAGGGGCCCGCGCGAGGTGCCAGCGAGTGGACCGGTGAGAAGGGCCCGGGCCGCATCTCCCTGGAGCTGGCCGTGGTCGCGCGGAGCACCGACGGCGTCCTGCGCCGGCTGGACTCCGGGGCGGACGTCACCAGCGACGAGGTGCTGCTCCTGCGCTACCACGCCACGGAGTCCGGCACCGCGCTGCTCTACCAGCAGCAGGAGCAGCAGGCGCCGGAGCTGCTTGGCCGCTTCCCCCTGACGGCGGGCACCCACGACCTGGAGGGCCCGGACGGCCTCGCGGGCGTGAGCCTGGAGTCGGACGAGGGCCGGCTGTCGCTGGCGCTGGTGGCCTTCGCTCCCGGTGAGCCCGCCTCGGAGCAGGACGCACTCGCCGCGCTCGCCGCGGACGGCAGCCCGGATGCACGCCCGGGGACCGTGGTGAGGTTCGACGTGCGGGTCCAATCCGGTCAGACTCTGGCCCCGTGAGGCGCCTCCTTCCCCTGCTGCTCGTCCTCCTCTCCGCCTGCGCGGGTCCGTCCGCCACGGCCGGAGACAAGGGCGGGCTCGTGCCGCTGCGGCTCGACGCCGCGGACCTGTCACGTGCATACACGCCCCGGCGGCTCGCGCTGCTCGTGGGCGTGTCATCCTTCGATGATCCGCAGTGGCGCGCCCTGCGCTTCTCTTCCAAGGACGCCAGCGACCTGGCCGCGGCGCTGAAGGACCCCGCGCGAGGCCACTTCGACCAGGTGCGCGTCCTCACGCGCCCGGAGGAGACGACCCGCGACGCCATCCTCGCGGCGCTCCGGCAGCTGCGGCGTGAAGCCACCCGGCCCGACGACGTGGTGATGGTGTACCTGTCCGCGCACGGCACGCTCGCGCGCGACGGCCGCGGGGAGCTCACGCGCTACCTCGTCACGCGAGACGCGTCCTACCGCGCCATTCCGCAGACGGCGCTCTCCATGGACGCGCTGAAGGCGGAGTTCGAACAGCTGCCCAGCCGCAGGCGCCTGCTGGTGTTGGCCACCTGCCACAGCGGCAGCGGCAAGTCGCTGCTGCCCCACGAGCTGGAAGTGGAGCTCGCGGGCATCAAGTCCGGCTTCTACGCGCGGCCGCTGGAAGAGTCCTCCCGGGCCTCCATGGTGTTCGCCGCCAGCGACTGGGGCGAGACGGCGCGCGAGGACGAGGGCCTGCGCAACGACATCTACACGTACTTCCTCATCGAGGGCCTGGGCGGCGCGGCGGACCGCAACGCGGACGGCGCCGTCACCGCCACGGAGGCGCACGACTATTCGCGCCGCCGCACCTTCACCTTCACGGAGGGACGCCAGCGGCCGTCCGCCGAAATCATGGAGGTGGGCGCGGATCCGGTCATCCTCGCCGGCCGCATCGACCGCACGGGCCAGCCGGAGCTCTTCTCCTACAACCCGCGCCTGGACGGCTTCCTGCTCAAGGTGGACGGAGAGCCGCGCCTGGAGCTGCCGGGAGGCGCGGCGGTGGGCCCGGGCAAGCGCACGGTGGAGCTCACCAAGGGCGACGCCGTCCTCGTGCGGCGCGAAGTGGACGTGGCCCGGGGCGAGCGCCTGCCGCTGGAGCGCCTGCTGTCGGACGCCATCCCGCGCCGCGCGCTGTCGCTCGTGGGCGGGATGATGTCCTTCGCGGACGGCAGGAGCCGGCGCGAGCTCTTGCCCGCGGCGCCCCAGGTGGGCGTGGTGCTGCGGCTGGAGGACCTGCCGCTCCAGGACCTGGGCCTGATGCTGGACCTGGGGCTGGGACGTGGGCGCCAGAAGCTCCAGGTGGCGCCCGGCAGCGAGGTGCCCTTCGGCTACACCACGTTCACGCTGGGCGCGGCGGTGCCGTACCTGTGGCGCTGGGAGCGCCTGACGCTGTTCGCGGGCCCGCGTGTGGCCGCGCTGTACCTGGGCAGGTCTTTCGATGTGGAGGCCTATTCGGGAGGCCAGCGCTACTTCACCGTCAGCCCCGGTGTGGTGGGCGGACTGGCGTGGCGCCTGGGGGAGCGGTTGGAGCTCACCGCCCAGGGTCACGGGATGCTGACGTACGTGGTGGTGGACGGGCAGGGACAGGCCGTGGGCTTCATCGGCGGAAACGCCGGCGTGGGGTACCGCTTCTGATGCGCCGCCAATGCCTGTTCCTGACGCTGTCGTCGCTCGGCCTCCTGGGCCTGGGCGCGTGCGGAAGCCTGGACAACGAGCCCTTCCGCGCGGGCACCGTGCGCGGCCGGCTCACGGAGTTCGACCCCGCCGTCGCGCTGGTGTCCGTGGTCGGCGCGCCCGGCGTGCGCAGCGGCGTGGACGCGCAGGGTCGCTTCACGCTGGAGGACGTGCCCGCCGGCCCGGCGGAGCTCTTCATCCTGGCCACCGCGGACAAGGCCGAGCGCGTGACGCTCACCGTGCAGGGAGGCCAGTCCGTGGACGTCCCGGACGTCTCGCCGCGCGCCGCCGGCACCTTCTTCGTGAAGCTCCATGTCCGGGGCAGCCGGAAGGTGACGGACGCGAAGGCCTCCGTGGACGGCACGCCCATCGAAGCTTCCGGGTTTGATGACAAGGACCCCGCCCGCCTGGGGCCGCTGCCGGAGGGCTGCTACGGCGTGAGCATCTCCGCGCCCGGCTTCAGCTCCACCTCCGCCCAGGACTGCGTGGACGAGGGCAAGCAGACGGTCTTGAACGTGGAGCTCGTCCCCGAGGGCTCCTCCGGCGAGGAGCGCTGCGCGTTGGCGGGCTGTGGCGGTGGTGACAGCCATTCCGCGCTGGATGGCCGCGGCGTGAAACGCCCTGAAGACAGCCATTGAAAATCGTCGCAGGTTCGCGATGGTTTCCGCTGTGAAGAGAGCTTTCCGCAAAGCCACACATATCCAGACCGTCCGTCGCCTCACACTTCGCCGCCCGTCTGGAGTTGTGGCCACCTCGCGAGCACCCGGGTCTTCCTGACAACGAGGCACTCCGCTCCCCAAGCGGCCCCCCACCGCCTCGTTTCACAGGAGGATGACCATGCGTATCCCGACCGCTCGCTCTTCCGCGGCATGGATGGTGTTGTGCGCGACGATGCTGTCCCTGGGCTGCGGAGGCCCCACGGAGGTGGAGGATCCGTCGCTCGCCACGGGCGATGACAACCTGGGGGGCGCCGCCGGAGAAGCGCCCGCCGCGGATGGCGGCACCGAGCCCGGTGGCCTTGGCCGCGTCACCATCTGCCACATTCCGCCCGGCAATCCCGCCAACGCGCACTCCATCACGGTGGGCCTGCCCGCGGTGGCCGCGCACCTGCGCCATGGCGACACGCTGGGCGCGTGCGAAGGCGAAACGCCCACGGATGGCGGCACCAGCGAGCCCGACGCGGGCACGACCGACGGCGGCTCGGGCGGCGACATCGACGCCGGTCCCCAGTGCATCCCCGAAGGCAACGAGTGCTCCCT
This DNA window, taken from Corallococcus coralloides DSM 2259, encodes the following:
- the trhA gene encoding PAQR family membrane homeostasis protein TrhA: MEESVKPRLRGLSHVIAFVAALVGCVRLAQLPVHGMQYTANLVFGCSLVLMFGVSGGYHWPTWSAATYQRIRRFDHAAIFILIAGSFTPLATLDPLGGLSQRLLWVMWGAALTGATLTLAGISASRGLRSGLYVALGCVAAPVFWNLPGVMGQGRVGWLFFGAMLYAVGAVVYARRWPDPIPHVFGYHEVFHVMVVAAAGTHYAVLLDFVGR
- a CDS encoding DUF6310 domain-containing protein, producing MERCYPALDHDRLEFHDTTGRCTVASADAAAIGLGFCVLAAPEIAVGAVIVLGVVVVAVAIKEQLDAYEFRHLYPEEAGTAQGTKAAPREAVAKRKPELEPEPAGKDWQPPVPPVPVGRTGRASCEPVPVPHAGEDDAHNECADKFPPNRYPGHDVLVNGVRFDALQVGVRKLWEIKTHRFDTYNAFVRDQEIKKEYEQIKKERDAAAACGYGFVIGVSTQAHKDSLLQQNQTLNVVVTGCKR
- a CDS encoding DUF5953 family protein gives rise to the protein MTTQGPLLLKVYAPALVQDDNRTIATVHALERALPGLRLDWKVTKRRLAAIPQRDTWLAEATTRGEFPMVCNGDEHYPVMLSGQSESAYVSPGGQPQLQVHAKLPLDVVVIAAAADVLGAVAEGARAFWGQATPDGAALDIAYQIAPTREGPPSPRRGLPALKLFEHIRSPEIPYYLGWLNYWSEAAARAIGFPDPARDTELLSRSRRTATAGWIVQLTEAPLDLDDPAHLEALKRAYERFPEIGGRATP
- a CDS encoding FAD-dependent oxidoreductase: MADPTLSTQCCIAGGGPAGMMLGLLLARAGVEVKVLEKHADFLRDFRGDTLHPSTLELMHELGWLDELLALPHSKMFDLRFQVGEHDVTVGDFRHLPTHARYLAFMPQWDLLDFIARKAAMYPTFQLLRRTEVADLVREHGQVVGVRARTPEGPLEVRASLVVAADGRKSTLRQQSGLEVQNLGAPMDVLWFRVTRRPDDPSPPLGHFERGALFILINRGDQWQCGRVIPKGGIASVQALGLESFRAELVKQAPFLADRAGEIRSWDDVKLLTVRVDRLRTWYQPGLLCIGDAAHAMSPVGGVGINLAVQDAVATANLLAGPLLARRVTTEDLRRVQQRRELPTRLTQRAQVLIQNRVVDSALRKRAFSNGRLPLSLQLVKRIPALRRIPARLIGLGVRPEHIHTPVASPLH
- a CDS encoding SRPBCC family protein → MASSRTTALQEVRTQTTEAREELRSEQWKLTGTVVVAGTMMSVGLKRRSLGGTAVALAGGALLYRGLQSQRRALSEVARSARRALTGEEARHGQLIEVERTITVERPMDELYRLWREPSTLSRLMEHFAEVTPTADGGRHWRIHGPLGRDMSWDSHLAEERPPEFHSWESSENSPMKTRGWVRFRPDPANGVTVVTLHLAFLPPGGALAEALAQRMRGIPAMQVTKTLRRFKSLAETGEIPTEDAPKGYAFIKQKVDGYVRNVFTS
- a CDS encoding PQQ-dependent sugar dehydrogenase, producing MSFPLRASICVGTALFLTHCAHRPTPDSSAASAKAPALPAPDPSFKVKRYSTVVGWPEGKRPTAPEGFEVTRYADGLRNPRWTYVLPNGDVLVAEASSEFKSEEDKEESIQSGKVRSQNLGHSANRITLLRDADRDGTPEVREVFLAGVKQPLGMLLLGDRFYVAGTDAVWRYPYTAGETSLKAPGEKILELPAGGYNNHWTRNLLANADGSKLYVSVGSASNVAEHGLKEEERRANILEINPDGTGERIYASGLRNPVGMGWAPGTRTLWTAVNERDDLGEDLVPDYLTHVEDGGFYGWPYAYFGANEDPRMAGQRPDLVAKTLVPDVPLGSHTASLGLAFYEAQAFPQKYRGGAFIGQHGSWNRAELSGYKVVFVPFKDGKPSGPPEDFLTGFIADAAQARVHGRPVGVTVLPDGALLVADDASNTLWKVTAKR
- a CDS encoding class I SAM-dependent methyltransferase, which encodes MVFPFLARWSLGLALVTTAGACRSEPQAEAPPAPARTAAPEPATELHGVGSVEGVDAAYDRARQPARFVAALGLAPGQRVADVGAGLGYFTQRLAEAVGPTGQVVATDINDEAIQRLRARVLGRKNIEVRKVAPDAPGLEAGAYDLILLSEVDHFFGDRVDYLTRLRPALTPQGRIAVTHLRAMRPPLVAAAQTAGYAIASEYGDLPDHYLLFLRPAVSP